In the genome of Solibacillus silvestris, one region contains:
- a CDS encoding octanoyltransferase, with product MVKKQWYFINSGPCSPAYNMALDEALLDWHSQGEIPPVIRFYEWNPATLSIGYFQQVHKDINLEAVKKQNLGFIRRPTGGRAVLHDQELTYSVIVTESYPNMPETVTEAYRVISEGILQGFRLLGLDAYFSVPETKEQLDDLKKPKSAVCFDAPSWYELVVEGKKVAGSAQTRQKGVILQHGAILLDLNEELLLSVFNFATAEAKEKMRKKLPEKAVAMNQFVDTPFTIEQCVNAFSKGFEIALDIELIPYELTEQQTQYVEQLMQNKYLTDEWNFKK from the coding sequence ATTGTGAAAAAACAATGGTATTTTATAAATTCGGGGCCATGCAGCCCAGCCTATAACATGGCATTAGATGAAGCGTTACTAGATTGGCATAGCCAAGGGGAAATCCCGCCGGTTATTCGTTTTTACGAGTGGAATCCTGCAACATTATCAATCGGTTATTTTCAGCAAGTACATAAAGATATTAATTTAGAAGCCGTAAAAAAGCAAAATTTAGGTTTCATTCGTCGTCCTACAGGCGGACGTGCTGTTTTACATGACCAGGAGCTTACATATTCAGTGATTGTGACAGAGAGCTACCCGAATATGCCTGAGACTGTTACAGAGGCGTACCGTGTCATTAGCGAAGGAATTTTACAAGGGTTCCGCCTATTAGGGTTGGACGCTTATTTTAGTGTGCCGGAGACGAAAGAACAACTGGATGATTTAAAGAAACCGAAAAGCGCGGTTTGTTTTGATGCACCAAGCTGGTATGAGCTAGTAGTTGAAGGGAAAAAAGTAGCGGGCAGTGCACAAACACGTCAAAAAGGCGTAATTTTGCAGCATGGAGCCATTTTATTGGACCTGAACGAAGAGCTGCTACTTTCAGTGTTTAATTTTGCTACAGCCGAAGCTAAAGAAAAAATGCGGAAAAAATTACCCGAGAAAGCCGTTGCGATGAATCAGTTTGTCGATACGCCATTTACAATCGAGCAATGTGTGAATGCATTTTCTAAAGGGTTTGAGATAGCTTTGGATATAGAACTGATTCCTTATGAATTAACGGAGCAGCAAACACAATATGTAGAACAATTAATGCAAAATAAATATTTAACAGATGAATGGAATTTCAAAAAATAG
- a CDS encoding rhodanese-like domain-containing protein, which translates to MTILYTILIILVVIVAYVVINSMRLKKSVTNLTQEQFIEGYRKAQLIDLREPKEFEAGHILGARNIPMTQLNTRHKEIRPDLPVYLYCQNSGRSARAALTLKKKGYSQLYQLQGGFKTWTGKVKSKN; encoded by the coding sequence GTGACAATTTTATATACGATACTAATAATTTTAGTAGTCATCGTTGCTTACGTAGTAATCAACTCTATGCGCTTAAAAAAATCCGTTACAAATTTAACACAGGAGCAATTTATCGAAGGCTACCGTAAAGCCCAATTAATCGATTTACGCGAACCTAAAGAATTTGAAGCAGGACATATTTTAGGTGCACGAAACATTCCGATGACGCAGCTTAATACACGTCATAAAGAAATCCGACCAGACCTGCCTGTATACCTTTACTGCCAAAACTCTGGCCGTAGTGCACGAGCAGCGCTGACATTAAAGAAAAAAGGCTATAGCCAACTGTATCAGTTACAAGGCGGATTCAAAACTTGGACAGGTAAAGTTAAATCGAAAAACTAA
- a CDS encoding glycine dehydrogenase (aminomethyl-transferring) (acts in conjunction with GvcH to form H-protein-S-aminomethyldihydrolipoyllysine from glycine; forms a heterodimer with subunit 1 to form the P protein), translating into MHNENQSLIFEITKPGRVGYNLEPLDVPDFDLEELLPKELVRQEAAELPEVAELDIMRHYTALSRRNHGVDSGFYPLGSCTMKYNPKINETVARYAGFANVHPLQDESTVQGAMELLYDLQTSLQEITGMDEVTLQPAAGAHGEWTALMMIRAFHEANGEGHRNKVIVPDSAHGTNPASATVAGFETITIKSGDDGLVDLEDLRRVVGPDTAALMLTNPNTLGLFEENILEMAEIVHGVGGKVYYDGANLNAVMSKARPGDMGFDCVHLNLHKTFTGPHGGGGPGSGPVGVKADLIPFLPKPVLVKKEDGTFHFDYNRPQSIGRVKPYYGNFGINVRAYTYIRSMGPDGLKAVTEYAVLNANYMMRRLEEHFDLPYDRHCKHEFVLSGRRQKKLGVRTLDIAKRLLDFGYHPPTVYFPLNVEEGIMIEPTETESKETLDAFCDAMIQIAQETIDNPSIVQEAPHTTVISRLDETRAARTPVLRYTKKEEVTIS; encoded by the coding sequence ATGCATAACGAAAACCAATCACTCATTTTCGAAATTACAAAACCAGGTCGTGTCGGCTACAACTTAGAGCCATTGGATGTTCCTGATTTTGATCTTGAAGAACTGCTTCCAAAAGAGTTAGTACGTCAAGAAGCGGCTGAACTGCCGGAAGTTGCAGAATTAGATATTATGCGTCACTATACAGCACTTTCACGCCGTAACCATGGTGTAGACTCAGGGTTCTACCCGCTTGGTTCATGTACGATGAAATACAATCCGAAAATCAATGAAACTGTTGCACGCTACGCTGGTTTTGCCAATGTTCACCCATTACAGGATGAGTCAACAGTACAAGGTGCAATGGAATTATTATATGATCTTCAAACATCCCTTCAGGAAATTACAGGTATGGATGAAGTAACATTACAGCCAGCAGCAGGCGCCCATGGTGAATGGACAGCATTAATGATGATCCGTGCATTCCATGAGGCAAATGGTGAAGGTCACCGTAACAAAGTAATCGTACCGGATTCGGCGCACGGTACAAACCCGGCTTCTGCTACAGTTGCAGGCTTTGAAACAATCACAATTAAATCAGGTGATGACGGCTTAGTGGATCTTGAAGATTTACGCCGTGTTGTCGGTCCGGATACAGCAGCATTAATGCTGACAAACCCGAACACTTTAGGTTTATTTGAAGAAAACATATTAGAGATGGCTGAAATCGTGCACGGTGTCGGCGGTAAAGTTTACTATGACGGCGCGAACTTAAACGCTGTTATGAGCAAAGCACGTCCTGGCGATATGGGCTTTGACTGTGTTCACCTAAACTTACACAAAACATTTACAGGTCCACACGGTGGCGGTGGTCCGGGTTCAGGTCCTGTAGGAGTAAAAGCGGATTTAATTCCATTCCTGCCGAAGCCGGTGCTAGTGAAAAAAGAGGATGGCACGTTCCACTTCGACTATAACCGTCCACAATCAATCGGTCGTGTGAAACCATACTACGGAAACTTCGGCATTAATGTCCGTGCATATACGTATATCCGTTCAATGGGTCCAGATGGCTTAAAGGCTGTAACAGAATATGCTGTATTAAATGCAAACTATATGATGCGCCGCTTGGAAGAGCACTTTGATTTACCGTATGACCGTCACTGTAAGCACGAATTCGTGTTATCAGGCCGTCGTCAGAAAAAATTAGGTGTTCGTACATTGGATATCGCAAAACGCCTTCTTGACTTTGGCTACCATCCACCAACAGTTTACTTCCCGTTAAACGTGGAAGAGGGGATTATGATCGAACCAACAGAAACAGAATCGAAAGAAACATTGGATGCATTCTGTGATGCAATGATTCAAATTGCTCAAGAAACAATCGATAACCCATCGATCGTTCAAGAAGCACCGCATACTACAGTAATCAGCCGTTTAGACGAAACACGTGCTGCCCGTACACCGGTGTTACGTTATACTAAAAAAGAAGAAGTCACAATTTCATAA
- a CDS encoding glycine dehydrogenase (acts in conjunction with GvcH to form H-protein-S-aminomethyldihydrolipoyllysine from glycine; forms a heterodimer with subunit 2 to form the P protein) — translation MKHRYLPMTEQDKQEMLDRIGVATIDELFEDIPEKVRFQGSYNIKPAKSEAALMKELAQLASKNKDTASNVSFLGAGVYNHYKPVIVDHVISRSEFYTAYTPYQPEISQGELQAIFEFQTMIAELTGMDIANSSMYDGGTALAEAGMLAAGHTRRGKLLVSGTVHPEYHDVVKMYATGQSIEVVTIPAKDGVTDIEALKGLIDDQTAGVIVQYPNFFGQIENLQPLADITHDAKGLFIVSANPLALGVLTPPGKLGADITVGDAQVFGIAEAFGGPHCGYFAVTNKLMRKVPGRLVGETVDQEGRRGYVLTLQAREQHIRRDKATSNICSNQALLALASSVAMTALGKQGMQEMAKQNIVKTRFAKNAFEAAGFEVVYQGAHFNEIVVKTNHNVTELNKALIEKGIIGGFDLGRVYPELENHALIAVTEIRTKEEIEQLVAEMGAYNA, via the coding sequence ATGAAACATCGTTATTTACCAATGACGGAACAAGATAAACAAGAAATGTTAGACCGTATCGGGGTTGCGACAATTGATGAACTTTTCGAGGATATTCCTGAAAAAGTTCGCTTCCAAGGAAGCTACAATATTAAACCTGCAAAGTCTGAAGCCGCTTTAATGAAAGAACTGGCACAACTTGCTTCAAAAAATAAAGATACAGCAAGTAATGTCTCATTTTTAGGTGCAGGAGTCTACAATCACTATAAACCGGTAATTGTCGATCACGTTATTTCACGTTCAGAGTTTTATACAGCCTACACACCTTATCAGCCGGAAATTTCTCAAGGCGAACTTCAAGCTATTTTTGAATTCCAAACGATGATTGCGGAACTGACAGGTATGGATATTGCAAACTCTTCTATGTACGATGGCGGTACGGCATTGGCAGAAGCAGGTATGCTTGCTGCAGGCCATACACGTCGCGGTAAATTACTCGTTTCAGGAACTGTCCATCCAGAATATCACGATGTTGTGAAAATGTATGCAACAGGACAATCAATTGAAGTTGTTACTATTCCTGCAAAAGACGGTGTGACAGACATCGAAGCATTAAAAGGCTTAATCGATGATCAAACAGCCGGTGTTATTGTTCAATATCCAAACTTCTTTGGTCAAATTGAAAACTTACAGCCACTTGCAGACATTACACACGATGCAAAAGGATTGTTTATCGTATCTGCTAACCCGTTAGCTCTTGGAGTATTAACACCTCCAGGAAAATTAGGTGCCGATATTACAGTTGGGGATGCACAAGTATTCGGAATTGCTGAAGCATTCGGTGGTCCACACTGTGGCTATTTCGCGGTAACGAATAAATTAATGCGTAAAGTACCTGGCCGTCTTGTTGGGGAAACAGTAGACCAAGAGGGTCGCCGTGGTTATGTATTAACATTACAAGCGCGTGAGCAGCACATCCGTCGCGACAAAGCGACATCTAATATTTGTTCTAACCAGGCATTACTTGCACTTGCTTCTTCAGTAGCAATGACAGCTCTTGGAAAACAAGGTATGCAGGAAATGGCGAAACAAAATATCGTGAAGACACGCTTTGCTAAAAATGCCTTTGAAGCAGCTGGTTTTGAAGTTGTTTATCAAGGGGCACACTTCAACGAAATCGTCGTTAAGACAAATCATAATGTGACAGAGCTAAACAAAGCATTAATCGAAAAAGGCATTATCGGCGGTTTTGACTTAGGTCGTGTTTATCCTGAATTAGAAAATCATGCACTCATTGCTGTTACGGAAATCCGTACAAAAGAAGAAATCGAGCAATTAGTTGCAGAAATGGGGGCTTACAATGCATAA
- a CDS encoding glycine cleavage system protein T, with the protein MTNELKLKRTPLFDEYAKYGGKTVDFGGWELPVQFSSIKDEHDAVRNRAGLFDVSHMGEIIVEGPDALVYLQKMLSNDISKIAIGGAQYSALCYEDGGVVDDLLTYRLEDNRYLLCVNAANIEKDFKWLQQHVEGDVKVANLSDDYAQIALQGPLSQEVLQTLTATDLTAIKYFKFQDNVEVGGHSVLVSRSGYTGEDGFEIYGAPAAIVDLWNKILEAGKDQGVVAAGLGARDTLRFEACLPLYGQEISKEISPLEAGIGFAVKLAKDPQFIGQQALIDQKEHGLTRKSVGIEMIDKGIPRHGYKVFKDGEEIGFVTTGTQSPMTKRNIGLALIDAKFTEVGTELEIEVRKNRAKAVVVETPFYKRAK; encoded by the coding sequence ATGACAAATGAATTAAAGCTAAAGCGCACACCACTTTTTGATGAATATGCAAAGTATGGTGGGAAAACAGTTGATTTTGGCGGCTGGGAGTTGCCTGTACAATTTTCTTCGATCAAAGATGAACATGATGCGGTACGTAATCGTGCAGGACTTTTTGATGTTTCTCATATGGGGGAAATCATCGTCGAAGGTCCGGATGCACTTGTTTATTTACAAAAGATGCTTTCCAATGATATTTCGAAAATTGCAATTGGCGGCGCGCAATATAGTGCACTTTGCTATGAAGATGGCGGTGTTGTTGACGATTTACTGACATACCGTTTGGAAGATAATCGCTATTTACTATGTGTCAATGCAGCGAATATTGAAAAGGACTTCAAGTGGTTACAGCAGCATGTCGAAGGGGATGTCAAAGTGGCAAATTTGTCAGATGACTACGCTCAAATCGCTTTGCAAGGACCTTTATCTCAGGAAGTTCTGCAAACATTAACAGCAACAGACTTAACGGCAATCAAATATTTTAAATTCCAGGACAATGTAGAAGTAGGCGGACATTCGGTTCTTGTCTCGCGCTCAGGTTATACGGGAGAAGACGGATTTGAAATTTATGGTGCTCCAGCAGCGATTGTTGACTTGTGGAACAAAATTTTGGAAGCAGGAAAAGACCAAGGTGTAGTAGCAGCCGGTTTAGGCGCTCGTGATACACTTCGCTTTGAAGCTTGCCTGCCATTATATGGCCAAGAGATTTCAAAAGAAATTTCACCACTTGAAGCAGGGATTGGCTTTGCCGTGAAATTGGCGAAAGATCCGCAGTTTATCGGTCAGCAAGCATTAATTGACCAAAAAGAACATGGCCTAACACGTAAATCTGTAGGTATCGAAATGATTGATAAAGGTATTCCCCGCCATGGCTATAAAGTATTTAAAGATGGTGAAGAGATTGGTTTTGTAACTACAGGAACTCAGTCACCAATGACAAAGCGCAATATCGGTTTAGCTTTAATTGACGCAAAATTCACGGAAGTTGGAACTGAATTAGAAATCGAAGTACGAAAAAATAGAGCAAAAGCAGTTGTAGTAGAAACACCATTTTACAAGCGTGCAAAATAA
- a CDS encoding shikimate kinase, protein MRKIYLVGFMGCGKSAIGRRLSFFLKMPYYDMDHEIVRQQGMTIPEIFEKYGEAHFRKIETEFLKNFRDEACIIATGGGVAVNEENRRIMRQTGLVFFLDAKFEDIYMRIRNDKNRPIVQSSSEQELENLYHQRRRSYRLAGHIQVLTAGRTLRQIVEYIGFQVKRLKGE, encoded by the coding sequence ATGCGTAAAATTTATTTAGTAGGATTTATGGGTTGCGGAAAAAGTGCGATTGGTAGACGTTTAAGTTTTTTCTTGAAAATGCCGTATTACGATATGGATCACGAAATTGTACGTCAGCAGGGTATGACAATTCCTGAAATTTTTGAGAAATACGGCGAAGCACACTTCCGAAAAATCGAGACGGAATTTTTAAAGAATTTTCGTGATGAAGCATGCATTATCGCTACAGGCGGTGGGGTAGCCGTCAATGAAGAAAACAGGAGAATTATGCGCCAGACAGGGCTCGTATTTTTTCTTGATGCTAAATTTGAAGATATTTATATGCGGATTCGGAATGATAAAAACCGTCCTATTGTTCAATCGTCATCGGAACAAGAATTGGAAAATCTGTATCACCAACGCAGAAGGAGTTATCGACTAGCTGGCCATATACAAGTACTCACAGCCGGAAGAACATTAAGACAAATTGTCGAGTACATCGGGTTTCAAGTAAAACGTCTTAAAGGCGAATGA
- a CDS encoding competence protein ComGF, whose product MNFKQTLSERGFTLLESLFQLTVFVLFTAISLLILIWVRDLQQLEKMKDEVNWELFVYDLHQYNMNSASGRVLNSNMLQLEMLNDPEERLFVFDKSEEHLRKRSNKGGNEIMLPFVKEWELTIVENEVNMRVVMKNGTKRERDLVLPLPPE is encoded by the coding sequence ATGAATTTCAAGCAAACATTAAGTGAGCGGGGGTTTACACTACTGGAAAGCTTGTTTCAGTTAACCGTGTTTGTGCTTTTTACCGCAATTAGCCTGCTGATCCTCATATGGGTTCGGGATCTTCAACAGCTTGAGAAGATGAAAGATGAGGTGAACTGGGAATTGTTCGTTTATGATCTTCACCAATACAATATGAATTCCGCATCTGGTAGGGTACTCAATTCTAATATGCTGCAACTGGAAATGTTAAATGATCCCGAGGAGCGGTTGTTTGTCTTTGATAAGTCAGAAGAGCATTTGCGTAAAAGGTCGAATAAAGGGGGAAATGAGATTATGCTGCCTTTTGTTAAGGAATGGGAACTGACGATTGTTGAAAATGAAGTGAATATGAGGGTAGTGATGAAAAATGGAACAAAGCGAGAAAGAGATCTCGTATTGCCATTGCCTCCAGAATGA
- a CDS encoding pilus assembly protein FimT — MNQEGLTLVETLLAVVILLFLSSTMIPLTFNMKQQIAIQKIQAHAAEVAYIGAMKYKRYGQSAGTQQIDGMQFQWNYDGHRVCVRYDNNEKDEELCV; from the coding sequence ATGAACCAGGAAGGACTAACTCTTGTAGAAACACTATTAGCAGTCGTCATTTTATTATTCCTCTCGTCGACAATGATACCGCTCACGTTTAATATGAAACAGCAAATTGCCATACAAAAAATACAAGCCCATGCAGCGGAAGTGGCTTATATAGGAGCGATGAAGTATAAAAGGTATGGTCAATCAGCCGGTACACAACAAATTGATGGCATGCAGTTTCAATGGAATTACGACGGACACCGAGTATGCGTCCGTTATGACAACAATGAAAAAGATGAGGAACTTTGTGTATGA
- a CDS encoding competence protein ComG, protein MKNEKGFTLVEMLVVLLIISILILVTIPNVSKHFASIDEKGCDAYILMLQGQVEAYKLNHNEYPSSVTDLIEEDYIVEEDLRCPDNTEIKIVDGKVVGPANSET, encoded by the coding sequence ATGAAGAATGAAAAAGGATTTACGCTAGTAGAAATGCTTGTTGTTTTATTAATCATCTCCATTTTAATATTAGTCACAATTCCAAACGTTTCAAAGCACTTTGCATCAATTGATGAAAAAGGGTGTGATGCTTATATTTTGATGCTTCAAGGACAGGTAGAGGCATATAAACTGAATCATAATGAATATCCGTCTTCGGTCACAGATCTAATTGAAGAGGATTATATTGTGGAAGAAGATTTAAGATGTCCGGATAATACTGAAATTAAAATTGTGGACGGAAAAGTCGTTGGACCGGCGAACAGCGAAACGTAA
- a CDS encoding type II secretory pathway protein, protein MNITLLKNTATAALFKKPVIKSSELPTLLQRISTLLNEGYTFAHSIEMLLPYHVKQYEPLQQEISNILRGGGSVTQVFQLLSLDTQYLVSIELAEATGKLSEAIGLVAKQLVFQQQAKMKLIKVMSYPLILFTFLIILFLAFRTYFLPNMSSVITSRVHSESSASIQWSTFFLHMPDYIIAVGIVLVIVLSIFVYYIRKKRIDLQLHLLFKLPLIGLFWRLFLTRQFARHLGNLLLAGFSLQKAFDHLKSQQHQKQIAYIAGSLQERILIGDSLERTVEVVGYFYPKFEHFIAHGEASGLLGRELILYCELLDEKLQKIIERILAIIQPLLFVIIAICVIAAYLSILIPMYDVIDFI, encoded by the coding sequence ATGAATATAACGCTCCTTAAAAATACCGCAACTGCTGCTTTATTTAAAAAACCTGTCATTAAGTCCTCAGAGCTCCCTACATTACTCCAACGAATTTCCACACTGTTAAATGAAGGCTATACATTTGCCCATAGTATCGAAATGCTGTTGCCCTATCATGTAAAACAATATGAGCCCCTCCAACAGGAAATATCGAATATATTGCGTGGGGGTGGTAGTGTAACACAAGTTTTTCAGCTACTTTCTCTTGATACACAATATTTAGTATCTATTGAGTTGGCGGAAGCGACGGGCAAACTAAGCGAAGCGATTGGTCTTGTCGCAAAACAGCTCGTTTTTCAACAGCAGGCGAAAATGAAACTAATAAAAGTGATGTCATATCCGCTCATTTTATTTACATTTTTAATTATATTGTTTTTAGCCTTTCGAACATACTTTCTGCCGAATATGTCTTCTGTTATTACATCCCGCGTCCATAGCGAATCGTCCGCAAGCATTCAGTGGTCGACGTTTTTCCTCCATATGCCGGACTACATTATTGCAGTTGGAATTGTTCTGGTCATTGTTCTTTCCATTTTTGTTTATTATATCCGTAAGAAGCGAATCGATTTACAGCTTCATCTACTGTTTAAGCTCCCTTTAATCGGCCTTTTTTGGCGACTTTTTCTGACGAGACAGTTTGCTCGCCATTTAGGCAATTTATTATTAGCTGGCTTCTCGCTCCAAAAGGCATTCGATCATTTAAAATCCCAACAGCACCAAAAGCAGATTGCCTATATTGCTGGTTCACTTCAAGAACGCATTCTTATTGGCGATTCCTTGGAGCGGACGGTGGAAGTCGTCGGCTACTTTTATCCGAAGTTTGAGCACTTTATTGCACATGGTGAGGCGAGCGGCTTATTAGGACGGGAGCTTATTTTATATTGTGAGCTTTTGGATGAAAAGCTACAGAAGATAATTGAACGAATACTGGCAATTATTCAGCCGCTGCTTTTTGTGATCATTGCCATTTGTGTTATTGCTGCCTATTTGAGTATTTTAATTCCGATGTATGATGTCATTGATTTTATATAA
- a CDS encoding competence protein ComG: MKPLSIIEQKCLELLSNAAQLNVTDIHLLPRDGCYDLLMRKYGRFEKEDELPTELATRMISYFKFLSSLDISEKRKPQSGSFQKFIDQSMYAFRISTLPSSFFKESLAVRILRQNYTVPLQTLCHFQESVEQLYQLASLESGLILISGATGTGKTTTLYSLLQYCSQHLSRHVISLEDPVESRQEQLLQIQVNERAGMTYSAGLKAILRHSPEVIMLGEIRDRETAKVAIEAAFSGHLVISTIHAKDTVNCIYRLHDLSVSLEEMRQMLRAVVSQRLIETEVNGYKAIFEFLTDDQLQLAFESIIQDRSFTLPFDQTLAGQRAKLLGEYYEYNAP, encoded by the coding sequence ATTAAACCATTATCAATCATTGAACAAAAATGTTTGGAGCTTTTATCTAATGCAGCGCAGCTTAATGTGACCGACATCCATTTACTCCCCAGAGACGGGTGCTATGATTTATTAATGAGAAAATACGGCCGTTTTGAAAAGGAAGATGAACTTCCTACAGAGCTCGCTACCCGTATGATTTCCTATTTTAAATTTCTTTCTTCGCTTGATATTAGTGAAAAGAGAAAGCCTCAGAGTGGTTCCTTCCAAAAATTTATTGACCAGTCCATGTATGCGTTCCGTATTTCCACATTACCTTCCAGCTTCTTTAAAGAAAGTTTAGCCGTTCGAATATTACGTCAAAATTATACCGTCCCCTTACAGACTTTATGTCATTTCCAGGAAAGTGTTGAACAGCTGTATCAATTGGCCAGTCTTGAAAGCGGGTTAATCTTGATTAGCGGTGCGACCGGAACCGGCAAAACGACAACGTTATATTCACTGCTCCAATATTGTTCACAGCATTTATCCCGTCACGTCATATCATTGGAGGATCCAGTGGAAAGCAGACAAGAACAGCTATTGCAAATACAAGTGAATGAGCGAGCCGGAATGACGTATTCAGCAGGTTTAAAAGCAATTTTAAGGCATTCTCCCGAAGTTATTATGTTAGGGGAGATTCGGGACAGGGAAACGGCAAAGGTTGCCATAGAAGCAGCGTTCTCCGGACACCTCGTCATATCAACGATACATGCAAAGGATACGGTGAACTGTATTTACCGGCTTCATGATTTATCGGTTTCACTTGAGGAGATGCGGCAGATGCTTAGAGCGGTTGTTTCACAGCGGCTAATCGAAACGGAGGTTAATGGCTATAAAGCGATTTTCGAATTTTTAACTGACGATCAATTACAGCTTGCCTTTGAATCAATTATCCAAGATAGATCTTTTACATTACCGTTTGATCAAACATTGGCAGGTCAAAGGGCAAAGCTTCTAGGAGAATACTATGAATATAACGCTCCTTAA
- a CDS encoding transcriptional regulator yields the protein MIHPIKISSTFADETRFSIYEFMLQQKQFLSVQDIADQFKIHSNVARLHLTKLAEIGAITSEHLKTGKGGRPGRVYKAKQEGINLSIPRREPSSLVKWSLELIRELGEDALSKAQEISYRDGKQSMLEQMNSHKRKSPYTFDEKLAMLTKSATLIGYIPEVIEDNQSKSIIFSLFNCPFQEQLMNYGEIVCQLHESFLYGQVDTLFESHEITKIESMVHDCDFCKYKISVHN from the coding sequence ATGATTCATCCGATTAAAATTTCTAGCACTTTTGCCGATGAAACCCGGTTTTCCATTTATGAATTTATGTTACAGCAAAAGCAATTTTTATCCGTTCAAGATATTGCAGATCAATTTAAAATCCACTCCAATGTAGCACGCCTGCATTTAACGAAACTTGCAGAAATCGGTGCCATAACATCAGAACATTTAAAAACCGGAAAAGGCGGCCGACCTGGAAGAGTATATAAAGCAAAGCAAGAAGGAATCAATTTAAGTATTCCTCGACGCGAGCCATCTTCATTAGTTAAATGGTCACTTGAACTTATTCGCGAGCTTGGTGAAGATGCTCTGAGTAAAGCACAGGAAATCAGTTACCGTGACGGAAAACAATCGATGCTTGAACAAATGAATTCACATAAACGAAAATCTCCCTATACATTTGATGAGAAATTAGCCATGTTAACTAAAAGTGCGACATTAATAGGTTATATACCGGAAGTTATTGAAGATAATCAATCCAAATCCATTATATTCTCACTTTTCAACTGTCCCTTCCAGGAACAGTTAATGAACTACGGAGAAATTGTATGCCAACTCCATGAATCCTTTTTGTATGGACAAGTTGATACACTGTTTGAAAGTCATGAAATTACAAAAATAGAAAGTATGGTACATGACTGTGACTTCTGTAAATACAAAATTTCCGTTCACAATTAA
- a CDS encoding cytoplasmic protein, which produces MKSMLDVLGILKQYGIYIYTKDRIGDLYLMEDEIKELYKSKFIETKDFQMALLILRQEEQRLKAGK; this is translated from the coding sequence ATGAAGTCAATGTTGGATGTGCTTGGCATCTTAAAACAATACGGCATTTACATTTATACAAAGGACCGTATTGGAGATTTGTACTTAATGGAAGACGAAATTAAGGAATTATATAAATCTAAATTTATCGAGACGAAAGATTTTCAAATGGCCTTGTTAATCTTGCGCCAAGAAGAGCAAAGGCTTAAAGCAGGAAAATAA
- a CDS encoding 5-formyltetrahydrofolate cyclo-ligase, with translation MEKRDYRIKVQEKLSKMNDQAYRERSLEIAQQLVQEPSIQKANIIAITLSNQPEVDTTFIIEELWKLNKYIAVPKCNPKDRSMQFYKINSFDETERAYKNILEPIPERTELVEKEQIDVMIVPGVVFDRHGYRIGFGGGYYDRYLVGFKGMRISLAFEEQLLNEIPRESHDLPVHILLTDKNRIICE, from the coding sequence TTGGAGAAAAGAGACTATCGTATAAAAGTGCAGGAAAAATTGTCCAAAATGAACGATCAGGCATATCGTGAACGTTCATTGGAAATTGCTCAGCAATTAGTACAAGAACCATCTATTCAAAAAGCAAATATTATCGCCATTACATTATCAAACCAGCCGGAAGTGGATACGACGTTTATTATTGAGGAATTATGGAAATTAAATAAATATATTGCAGTTCCGAAATGTAATCCTAAAGATCGCTCGATGCAGTTTTACAAAATTAACAGTTTTGATGAAACCGAACGAGCTTATAAAAATATATTAGAACCGATACCTGAACGAACGGAACTGGTCGAAAAAGAACAAATTGATGTAATGATTGTACCAGGGGTAGTATTCGATCGTCATGGGTACCGTATTGGATTTGGCGGGGGCTATTATGACCGCTATTTAGTCGGGTTTAAAGGGATGCGGATATCGTTGGCGTTTGAGGAGCAACTGTTGAACGAAATACCGAGAGAATCACATGATCTTCCGGTACATATACTACTTACAGACAAAAATCGCATAATCTGCGAATAA